The Mercurialis annua linkage group LG8, ddMerAnnu1.2, whole genome shotgun sequence genome window below encodes:
- the LOC126660823 gene encoding protein SEEDLING PLASTID DEVELOPMENT 1: protein MSSHILVVNIQTSCTSPHERIPLPNLTYLSTFSSAFGRTCGVRRRISSSKSTSSFAVHAPEVRRPSDRYKRRYGPQSELVKDSSLVSNDSCSVSNSELDSFLELLPLAMRRELCNHAEIGELIEVVLDLGRKPLARFPSGDWVILEQAVKHEDLKHAISKVGDFSDDNRSGIDSSLHRISAIRNRKMQIIGLTCRVGRAVSGSAEIIRDLVEGGGSILVIGPPGVGKTTLIRELARMLADDQGKRVVIVDTSNEIGGDGDVPHAGIGRARRMQVPNVHMQHNVMIEAVENHTPQAIIIDEIGTELEALAASTIAQRGVQLVGTAHGMTIDNIIKNPSLQILVGGIESVTLGDEEARKRKVQKTILERKGPSTFTCAVEMISRTECRVHHRLDATVDSILSGKIPLFEIRHMDTEGYDSPKFNPIIVNNPIEESEAIVIHEGKGDEVDYDDENEYSARIHFKNIKTSEYVKRRSSPVCVYNFKILEADLLQVAMVMGLEDEIKVTDDIETADAILASSSEMKQNPWIRGVAKFHHLPVFVIKSNTMAQMVKAIRMILGFESFGSKSKQPKKSSIDIEIEDDAPKRKPTLEEIDALEEVRLAIEYIVIPGGEPVELLPRRSEIVARQLELVESYQLTAENSGTEHNPRLQILPLRTSKKTAKTMRSYATVQKDKSSKSVVGNGGGNGVSRLPFLPH, encoded by the exons ATGAGTTCACACATTCTTGTAGTTAATATACAAACCTCATGTACTTCACCTCATGAACGAATCCCACTTCCAAATCTCACGTACCTCTCGACTTTCTCTTCGGCATTTGGTCGAACATGTGGTGTGCGTAGGCGTATTTCCTCGTCCAAATCGACCTCTTCGTTCGCTGTTCATGCCCCGGAAGTCAGGCGACCGTCTGATCGTTACAAAAGAAGATATGGGCCGCAGTCAGAGTTGGTTAAAGATTCGAGCTTGGTGTCGAATGATTCGTGTTCGGTTTCCAATTCGGAGTTGGATTCGTTTCTTGAATTGTTGCCTTTGGCAATGAGGAGAGAGTTGTGTAATCATGCTGAGATTGGTGAGCTGATTGAGGTGGTGTTGGACTTGGGTAGGAAACCTTTAGCTAGATTTCCATCTGGGGATTGGGTTATTTTGGAGCAGGCTGTGAAGCATGAGGATTTAAAGCATGCTATTTCAAAG GTTGGAGACTTTTCTGATGATAATCGATCTGGTATTGATAGTTCCCTGCATCGTATAAGTGCCATTCGAAACCGTAAAATGCAAATTATTGGCCTCACATGTCGGGTAGGTCGAGCTGTATCTGGAAGTGCTGAAATTATTCGTGACTTGGTTGAGGGGGGAGGTTCGATCCTGGTGATTGGCCCTCCTGGAGTTGGTAAAACAACCTTGATTAG AGAATTAGCCAGAATGCTAGCAGATGATCAGGGGAAGCGTGTAGTCATTGTAGATACATCAAATGAGATTGGGGGTGATGGGGATGTGCCTCATGCAGGAATAGGACGTGCAAGAAGGATGCAGGTTCCAAATGTTCATATGCAACATAAT GTTATGATTGAAGCGGTCGAGAATCACACGCCACAGGCGATTATAATCGATGAGATTGGAACTGAGCTTGAAGCCTTAGCTGCCAGCACTATAGCTCAACGTGGAGTTCAGCTGGTTGGAACAGCCCATGGAATGACCATAGACAACATCATTAAAAATCCTTCTTTACAGATTCTTGTTGGTGGCATAGAG AGTGTAACTCTCGGTGATGAGGAAGCAAGGAAAAGGAAAGTGCAGAAGACAATTCTCGAGAGGAAAGGACCCTCCACGTTTACATGTGCTGTTGAGATGATATCTAGGACCGAGTGTCGTGTTCATCACAGACTAGATGCTACAGTAGATTCTATACTGTCAG GAAAAATACCTCTATTTGAAATTCGCCACATGGATACTGAAGGCTATGATTCTCCGAAGTTCAATCCAATAATTGTTAATAACCCTATAGAAGAATCTGAGGCAATAGTGATTCATGAAGGAAAAGGAGATGAAGTAGATTATGATGACGAGAATGAATATAGTGCTCGAATCCACTTTAAAAATATCAAGACAAGTGAATATGTGAAAAGGAGGAGTTCACCAGTATGCGTTTACAATTTCAAG atCCTTGAAGCTGATTTATTGCAAGTGGCAATGGTGATGGGGCTCGAGGATGAGATAAAGGTGACTGATGATATTGAAACAGCTGATGCAATTCTAGCATCTAGTTCAGAGATGAAGCAGAATCCTTGGATCCGCGGTGTAGCTAAATTCCACCATTTGCCAGTATTTGTAATTAAG TCAAATACCATGGCACAAATGGTCAAGGCAATTCGTATGATTCTTGGATTTGAATCATTTGGATCCAAATCAAAGCAGCCAAAGAAAAGTTCCATTGACATAGAAATTGAAGATGATGCACCAAAAAGGAAGCCCACCTTGGAAGAGATTGATGCTTTGGAG gaGGTTCGACTTGCAATTGAATATATTGTTATTCCTGGAGGAGAGCCAGTGGAGCTTCTTCCGAGACGTTCTGAAATAGTTGCTCGGCAACTTGAGCTTGTCGAGAGCTATCAGTTGACAGCAGAAAATTCAGGCACAGAGCATAATCCGAGGCTGCAGATTCTTCCCCTAAGGACAAGCAAGAAGACTGCTAAAACCATGAGGTCTTATGCAACTGTACAAAAGGATAAGAGCTCAAAATCAGTGGTAGGCAATGGGGGAGGTAACGGTGTTTCAAGGCTGCCATTTCTGCCCCATTAA